One Streptomyces sp. 840.1 genomic window, GTAGGCACGGGCCAATTGGCGCTGACCGTAGGTCTGCCAGGCCCGGGTGTTGGTCTCCTCGACGGGCACGATTGCCTCCTGAGTGGGCGGGTGTTCGGGGGTCAGGTATGTGTGATCAGGTAGACGGGCCCCGCGCCGCGCCATCAGCTGCTGCCATGTCGCGAGGTCGTGGACGGCGATGCTTGCGCGGCGGTGTCGTGTTCCCTGAGCACGTTCCGGCGGATCACGTCCTGGCCGACGATCGGGATTCCGCGGCCGTGGTGATCTCGCAGGCCCTGGGCCACGCTTGACTCGCCTGACGCCGAGTTGCCGCGAATCAGCACGAGGCGGGTGCCCTCACGGCCGACCGCAGTCGCGGTGGACAGACGACGGAGTGAGCCGCTCGGTGTGCCGCTCACGCGGGCCAGCCCGTCTCGCTGTACAGCTCCCCGTTCCGGATCTTTTCGATGGCCGCTCGGGTGTAGGGGACGAGGTTGTCGGGGAGCGCGGCAGGATCCCAGAATTTCCACTGGGTGCACTTGTCCGGCTCGCGTAGCTCTGGCTCGCCGCTCCAGGCGCGGGCGCGGAAAAACAGGCCCATGCGGGGCCGGTCCCCGGCCTTGTCGATGTGGTGGACGATGTGGACCAGCTCGACATCCTGGCGCTCGATACGCAGACCAGCTTCCTCCCGCACCTCCCTGATCAGGGCGGAGATGGCGCTCTCCTGCTCGCAGTGGCCGGCCAAGGCGTGCCAGGTGGAGGGCGCGAACGCGGAGTTGGGGTGGCGTAGCCCGAGCAGCACCGTTCCGTCGGGCCGCTCCAGGTAGAGGTGGACGCCGATGACGTTGAGGACTGTGCCGTGCGGTGAAGCTCGGTGCTCCTCCTGCGGTGCGCGCCCGCTCTGGGGCGCGGTGTTGGCCGGGCTGCTGGCGGCGTGGCGGCGTACGAGGTCGCTGGTGGTGTCCGCGATACGCAATCGATGGAGGTCGTCGGGGGCGAACCAAGCGAGCATGACCCCTTCCGTCAGGTGGAGTTCGCGGGGATCACCGTTCCAGCGGCTGGCGTAGATGGCGATGGGCACGGTCGCGCCGGCATCGTCGGAGGCGTACTCGGTGCCGACCGGCGTCAGGGCGGAGAGGTGGAGGCCGGCTTCCTCGGCCAGTTCGCGCCGCGCGGTGTGCTCCAGGGTGGCGTCCTGGGGCTCTCGGCCGCCGCCCAGCAGCGACCACATGCCCGGCTCCCAGATCTGGCCGGGGAAGTAGTCGCGCAGATGGAGCAGGTACTCGCCGCGGTCGTTGTAGATCAGGGCCGAGGCGTTGGCCGCCTCCGGTTCAGGTCCAACCTGGAGCGGTAGCTTGAGGAGCTTCTCGCGCAGGGTCGGGGAGGACACCCGGTCCGCGGAGCGCCACTCGATGCCGCCCACCTCTTCCTCCTGCAGCACCACCGGCACTTCGTCCGCGGTGTGCAGACGGAAGAGGAATCGCAGGTCGAAGTGGACGTGTCCGGGCTCGCCTTTGCTCGGGCGGGCGTCCATGTCGTGAATGTCGATGTCCAGCGGCACGGTTTCGTAGCCGGGCCACGGCGTGACGGCCTGGGGTGCGATCCCGGTCTCCTCGTGCAGCTCCCGCAGCGCCGCTGCTGCCAGGGACTTGTCGGAGAGCTCCGTGTGTCCGCCCGGGGGGAGGACCTTCCCGCTCGCCAGGTGCAGCACGTGCAGGACGTGGCCGAGCGGGTCGATGATGATTGCGGCGCAGGTGACGTGCCCGGTGAAGGTGGAACGGCTGGCGATATCGTCGCCGGCCCGATCGAGGGCGGCCAGGAAGGCGCCGAGCTGCTTGCGCTCGTGAGGGTGGCGCGCGAGATAGGTGTCGACGGTGGTGCGGATGTGGTCGTGCGACAGCGGCATGGGGCTACCTCAGAGGTACGTGGAGCGGGACGAGTCGAGGCGGGGTGGTCGTTCGGGTCAGCTCAGCCGCATCCCCTCCGGGGGGATCTCCTCGATGGCGGCGGCGCGAGCGCTGGGCAGGCCCCATCGCTCCCGTGCTGTCTCCACCGCGAGCTGGGCTTGCCGCGCTCCGGGCGGTCCCCAGCCCAGCAGGGCGGCTGCCTGGGCGGGAGTGGCGAGCAGGCGTGCGAAGGGTCGGCCGGTGGCGGGGTCGACGGCCGCCGGCCCGATGGCGGTGACCGGGGCGGCCAGGCGGAGCCGGGCGTTGGGCCCCACCCCGCCGTAGACCTCGCCGGTCTCGTCCAGCACCCACCCCAGGCGTACCGGTTCGGTCAGAGTGAGTTGGGCTTCCTCGGCGGCTTCCCGATGGAGGGTGTCCTCGGGGGTGGCGTCAACCTTCTCGACGGTGCCGCCGGGCAGCATGGGCAGCGCGCCTTGAGACCCGGGATCGGCAACGAGCACTACCCTGCCGTCGGGGACGAAGCACCACGCCCAGGCTTGCTGCACGGGGAGCTGACCGGGCACGGGGGTCCGGTTCAGAGGGCTGTCCCACATGGGGCGGTAGCGGACGTGGACGTCATGGTGATCGAGGGCCGGTACGTCGAGGATGTGCCGGCCGTCGGCGAGGTGGGCGGTACCGGCGCCGCCGAGGCGGGCACGGTAGGCGGCGAGCATGATCTGCCCGTCCACGGGGAGCAGACGGTGCACCGCGTCCCTGGTCTCGAAGAAGGCGAAATCGGAAAGTTCCTTGGGAGGCAGACGGATCGCCTGTACCTCGTCGGGAGTGAGGGTGCCGCCGTCGAAGATGTAGCGGATCTCTCCGGGACAGGGCATGCCGGGCTTGATGTCGGGGTGGTGCGGTGAAAGGGAGTGGATGGCGAGAACGTCCGGCAGGGCCAGGTCCTGGAGGCCCAGTTCCTCGGCGATCTCGCGCCGGCAGGCGTTCAACGGGTGCTCGCCGGGTTCGGCAGCGCCCCCGGGCAGCAGCCACCGGTCGTCCTCGCGGTAGGTGGGATTCACCAGCAGGACCCGGCCGACCTGGTCGGTGACGATCGCGGCGGCGCTGAGCCACACCGCGTGGCGGGACGCGGCGTACTGCGCGTCCGAGAGGGCAGCCTTCGGCGGGACGTGATCAGAAGGCGAGACGGAAGAGGCCACGGGCTCTGCCTT contains:
- a CDS encoding NUDIX hydrolase, coding for MASSVSPSDHVPPKAALSDAQYAASRHAVWLSAAAIVTDQVGRVLLVNPTYREDDRWLLPGGAAEPGEHPLNACRREIAEELGLQDLALPDVLAIHSLSPHHPDIKPGMPCPGEIRYIFDGGTLTPDEVQAIRLPPKELSDFAFFETRDAVHRLLPVDGQIMLAAYRARLGGAGTAHLADGRHILDVPALDHHDVHVRYRPMWDSPLNRTPVPGQLPVQQAWAWCFVPDGRVVLVADPGSQGALPMLPGGTVEKVDATPEDTLHREAAEEAQLTLTEPVRLGWVLDETGEVYGGVGPNARLRLAAPVTAIGPAAVDPATGRPFARLLATPAQAAALLGWGPPGARQAQLAVETARERWGLPSARAAAIEEIPPEGMRLS
- a CDS encoding NUDIX domain-containing protein; amino-acid sequence: MPLSHDHIRTTVDTYLARHPHERKQLGAFLAALDRAGDDIASRSTFTGHVTCAAIIIDPLGHVLHVLHLASGKVLPPGGHTELSDKSLAAAALRELHEETGIAPQAVTPWPGYETVPLDIDIHDMDARPSKGEPGHVHFDLRFLFRLHTADEVPVVLQEEEVGGIEWRSADRVSSPTLREKLLKLPLQVGPEPEAANASALIYNDRGEYLLHLRDYFPGQIWEPGMWSLLGGGREPQDATLEHTARRELAEEAGLHLSALTPVGTEYASDDAGATVPIAIYASRWNGDPRELHLTEGVMLAWFAPDDLHRLRIADTTSDLVRRHAASSPANTAPQSGRAPQEEHRASPHGTVLNVIGVHLYLERPDGTVLLGLRHPNSAFAPSTWHALAGHCEQESAISALIREVREEAGLRIERQDVELVHIVHHIDKAGDRPRMGLFFRARAWSGEPELREPDKCTQWKFWDPAALPDNLVPYTRAAIEKIRNGELYSETGWPA